In Spirochaeta thermophila DSM 6578, the following proteins share a genomic window:
- a CDS encoding S41 family peptidase: protein MKKGDVRLRGIWWGGFLLLFGFLMSLVWADGLFALDRSTDQLLSLFETVFSYVQDHYVEEPDPEVLLEGALEGLFESLDDPYSEYLSEEELRDLSDTTRGEFGGIGLYIAKETSNGGDAGYVDVVAPIEGTPAYRAGILAGDKIIGIEGESTMDLSIDEVLSRLRGEPGTQVTITIKRGGDYVFDVTLTRAIIQVPTVRYEFLPEHKVGILRIIQFTPHTPEKVEEAISAFKEQGYRGLLIDVRSNPGGLLDSVLEITDFFFREGIMLREEGRTSEATRTYYATGDLLVDEDIPVVVLVNRGTASAAEILSGVLKDRGRGTLVGETTYGKGSVQQVQLLPRGGFRLTVARYYTPSGVVIDKHGIEPDVTVEEETFTEDQMALYGELLSSGRITEFVVSHDVVPSEEAIRSFISRLASERPEYDPEILRRLIHAEVVRRSTHPPLYDPDYDRVMQEGMRILLGLMGGET from the coding sequence ATGAAAAAAGGGGATGTCCGACTGCGGGGGATATGGTGGGGAGGATTCCTCCTCCTCTTCGGGTTCCTGATGTCCCTTGTATGGGCGGACGGGCTCTTTGCTCTCGACCGTTCGACGGATCAACTCCTCTCTCTCTTCGAGACGGTCTTTTCCTATGTACAGGATCACTATGTGGAAGAGCCTGATCCTGAGGTTCTTCTGGAAGGAGCTCTGGAAGGGCTCTTCGAGAGCCTGGATGATCCATACTCCGAGTATCTTTCAGAGGAAGAGCTCCGCGATCTCTCCGACACCACCCGAGGGGAGTTCGGAGGTATAGGCCTCTATATCGCCAAAGAGACCTCGAACGGCGGGGATGCGGGCTATGTGGATGTGGTCGCTCCCATCGAAGGCACTCCGGCCTACCGCGCGGGCATCCTGGCCGGGGACAAGATCATAGGGATAGAAGGGGAGTCCACGATGGATCTCTCCATCGACGAGGTCCTCTCCCGCCTGAGGGGTGAGCCCGGCACGCAGGTGACCATCACCATCAAGAGGGGGGGCGACTATGTGTTCGATGTGACCCTCACCCGTGCGATCATCCAGGTGCCCACGGTGCGCTACGAGTTCCTTCCCGAGCACAAGGTGGGTATCCTCAGGATCATCCAGTTCACTCCGCACACTCCGGAGAAGGTTGAGGAGGCCATCTCCGCGTTCAAGGAACAGGGGTATCGGGGACTCCTCATCGATGTACGCTCCAATCCAGGAGGGCTCCTCGATTCGGTCCTCGAGATCACGGATTTCTTCTTCAGAGAAGGGATCATGCTCAGGGAGGAGGGGCGGACTTCCGAGGCTACACGCACCTATTATGCCACCGGAGATCTTTTGGTGGACGAGGATATCCCTGTGGTGGTCTTGGTGAACAGGGGGACGGCCTCGGCGGCCGAAATCCTCTCCGGCGTGCTCAAGGACAGGGGGAGGGGAACGCTGGTCGGAGAGACGACCTACGGAAAAGGGTCCGTTCAGCAGGTGCAGTTGCTTCCCAGAGGAGGTTTCCGTCTCACGGTTGCCCGTTACTATACGCCCAGTGGGGTGGTGATCGACAAGCATGGGATCGAGCCGGATGTGACGGTGGAGGAGGAGACCTTCACCGAGGACCAGATGGCCCTCTACGGAGAACTCCTCTCTTCCGGGAGGATCACGGAGTTCGTGGTGTCTCATGACGTGGTCCCCTCCGAGGAGGCGATCCGGAGTTTCATCTCCCGGCTGGCGTCGGAACGACCGGAATACGATCCCGAGATCCTGAGACGTCTCATCCATGCCGAGGTGGTGAGGCGTTCGACGCATCCTCCACTCTATGATCCGGACTACGACAGGGTGATGCAGGAGGGGATGCGCATCCTCCTCGGGCTGATGGGAGGCGAGACCTGA
- a CDS encoding secondary thiamine-phosphate synthase enzyme YjbQ: MERISVRTGERVQVVLITREVQEIVARSGVEEGICVVYSPHTTAGITINEAADPSVIRDFLMETGRIVPFQDGYAHAEGNSAAHIKTSLVGPSVTIPVEGGALTLGTWQGIYFCEFDGPRTRKVFVQIIGR; the protein is encoded by the coding sequence ATGGAACGGATCTCAGTGCGTACCGGAGAGAGGGTTCAGGTAGTGCTCATCACGCGGGAGGTCCAGGAGATCGTCGCCCGCTCGGGTGTCGAGGAGGGGATCTGTGTGGTCTATTCGCCTCACACTACGGCGGGAATAACGATAAACGAGGCGGCGGATCCTTCTGTGATACGGGACTTCCTCATGGAGACAGGCAGGATCGTGCCTTTCCAGGACGGTTATGCTCACGCCGAGGGAAACTCCGCGGCTCATATCAAAACGTCGCTCGTCGGTCCTTCGGTGACGATCCCTGTGGAAGGAGGAGCCCTCACCCTGGGTACCTGGCAGGGAATCTATTTCTGTGAGTTCGACGGGCCGCGCACCCGGAAGGTGTTCGTCCAGATCATCGGTCGCTGA
- a CDS encoding WecB/TagA/CpsF family glycosyltransferase — translation MTAATNIPWKKRIRILGIPVDRVEDADLERVFHHFLLDGRLHHIVFARRSDCMRARCSKRKRRILEEASLVLPLDRSLVWAARRLHQEAPVRYLPFSFIVRLLRFLEEKGERVYLLGESPQDILTIERNIRETFPGLRVVGRYHGNFPKDVEDTILTAVKKATPALILIGSGIRGGDEWVSQHRAELPPAMVIVHPETMQVFAGRRKRVSPEEFYGRIPPLKGFVLNPLRILKVFYYLWFGFLVMVYKVFGLNKSRDD, via the coding sequence ATGACAGCTGCGACGAACATACCTTGGAAGAAGAGGATCCGTATCCTGGGCATCCCCGTGGATCGTGTGGAGGATGCGGATCTCGAGCGGGTGTTCCATCACTTCCTCCTCGATGGGCGGCTCCACCATATCGTGTTCGCACGGCGTTCGGATTGCATGCGTGCCCGCTGTTCGAAGCGGAAGCGACGGATACTGGAAGAAGCATCTCTCGTCCTGCCTCTTGATCGTTCGCTCGTGTGGGCGGCTCGACGGCTCCACCAGGAGGCCCCTGTGAGGTACCTTCCTTTTTCCTTCATCGTCCGGCTGCTGCGTTTCCTGGAGGAGAAGGGAGAACGGGTGTACCTCCTTGGAGAGAGCCCACAGGATATCCTCACCATCGAGCGGAATATCCGGGAGACGTTCCCCGGTCTTCGTGTGGTGGGACGTTACCACGGCAACTTCCCAAAGGATGTGGAGGACACGATCCTCACCGCGGTGAAGAAGGCCACGCCGGCCCTCATCCTGATAGGGAGCGGTATTCGCGGTGGGGATGAGTGGGTGTCGCAACACAGGGCGGAACTTCCCCCTGCCATGGTGATCGTACATCCCGAGACGATGCAGGTCTTCGCGGGGAGAAGGAAGAGGGTGTCTCCTGAGGAGTTCTACGGGCGCATTCCCCCGCTGAAGGGATTCGTCCTCAACCCCCTCCGGATCCTGAAGGTGTTCTATTATCTTTGGTTCGGTTTTCTGGTGATGGTGTACAAGGTGTTCGGTTTAAACAAGTCGCGAGATGATTAA
- a CDS encoding sigma-54-dependent Fis family transcriptional regulator yields the protein MKGGSEDFFRLLLPEDVSMVLLDETAVKVRLGDERPDAVILVHGAGDEWQGIARTLVDVCPHIPLVLCSPDPSPHTVVRGMDLGAVDYLPFPPEREALHRALQRALRCKGYSSSGVGDRSPLERLVGKSESIVKIREYVPLVARVKETVLIQGATGTGKELVARILHDLSPRREMPFVAVNCGALPPSLIEAELFGTEEGAYTDARRRPGLFEQADNGTLFLDEVGELPADLQVKFLRVLEEGRVVRVGGHRSIRVDVRVVCATHRDLAGEVKRGRFRADLFYRINVLKISIPPLTDRKEDIPLLASYFTRMLADQYGCSPRISSGAMDRLLSYDWPGNVRELKNVLTRAVLEARFRGLEMITPDLVRFE from the coding sequence ATGAAGGGAGGGAGCGAGGACTTTTTCAGGCTCCTCCTTCCGGAAGATGTCTCCATGGTTCTGCTGGATGAGACCGCAGTGAAGGTGCGGCTCGGTGATGAGAGACCGGATGCGGTGATCCTTGTCCATGGTGCGGGAGATGAATGGCAGGGGATCGCGAGAACACTGGTGGATGTCTGCCCCCATATTCCCCTCGTCCTCTGCTCTCCCGACCCGTCCCCCCACACGGTGGTGAGGGGGATGGACCTGGGTGCCGTGGACTATCTCCCTTTCCCTCCTGAAAGGGAAGCCCTTCATCGTGCACTTCAGCGGGCACTTCGGTGCAAAGGCTACTCCTCTTCGGGCGTGGGGGACAGGTCTCCGCTCGAGCGTCTGGTGGGCAAGAGCGAGTCGATCGTGAAGATCCGGGAATATGTGCCCTTGGTGGCCCGGGTGAAGGAGACCGTGCTCATCCAGGGCGCGACGGGGACGGGCAAGGAACTCGTGGCCCGGATCCTCCACGATCTCTCTCCCAGGAGGGAGATGCCTTTTGTGGCGGTCAATTGTGGTGCACTTCCTCCCTCTCTCATCGAAGCAGAACTCTTCGGTACCGAGGAGGGGGCCTACACCGATGCGCGGAGGCGGCCGGGTCTTTTTGAGCAGGCTGACAACGGGACGCTCTTCCTCGACGAGGTGGGAGAGCTTCCGGCGGACCTGCAGGTGAAGTTCCTCCGTGTCCTGGAGGAGGGGCGAGTCGTGAGGGTGGGCGGACATCGCTCGATCCGGGTGGATGTGCGTGTGGTGTGCGCCACCCACAGGGATCTGGCGGGGGAGGTGAAGCGGGGGCGGTTCCGGGCGGACCTCTTCTACCGGATCAATGTGCTGAAGATCTCGATTCCCCCCCTCACCGATCGCAAGGAGGATATCCCCCTTCTCGCCTCGTATTTCACCCGGATGCTCGCGGACCAGTACGGATGCTCGCCCAGGATCTCGTCCGGGGCCATGGACCGCCTTCTCTCGTACGACTGGCCGGGTAACGTGAGGGAACTGAAAAACGTGCTCACGCGGGCCGTGCTCGAGGCGAGGTTCAGGGGGCTCGAGATGATCACCCCCGATCTGGTGAGATTCGAGTAG
- a CDS encoding SDR family NAD(P)-dependent oxidoreductase yields the protein MRKDRKDLGGKRALVVGGSGGIGRGVSLMLAEEGASVVVHGGHDEARLEETRALCARTAEQVDGFLCPFDQREVFLREVASRLPFDIVVWCAGPVEYVGLGQASLEVWERMVRGNLVLPGAVVGMVAGLMAERGHGRIVLFGGPGSDALRGYTSITPYAAAKAGLGVLAKSVAVVYGSSNVACNVICPGVVFTEYTSREERERWRKVPEARIASSEEVVDLVRYLVKMPTPLVNGAVISADKGLRL from the coding sequence GTGCGGAAGGATCGGAAAGACCTCGGCGGAAAGAGGGCTCTGGTGGTCGGAGGATCCGGAGGGATCGGGCGAGGGGTGAGTCTCATGCTCGCAGAGGAGGGTGCGTCCGTCGTCGTCCATGGAGGACACGACGAGGCACGGCTCGAGGAGACGCGTGCCTTGTGTGCGCGCACTGCCGAACAGGTGGACGGATTCCTGTGTCCCTTTGACCAGCGGGAGGTATTCCTCAGGGAGGTGGCATCCCGCCTCCCGTTCGACATCGTGGTGTGGTGTGCCGGACCGGTGGAGTACGTGGGCCTCGGGCAGGCATCCCTGGAGGTGTGGGAACGGATGGTCCGGGGAAACCTCGTACTACCCGGGGCCGTGGTGGGCATGGTGGCGGGACTGATGGCGGAGCGGGGACATGGCCGTATCGTCCTTTTCGGGGGGCCAGGGAGCGACGCACTGAGGGGGTATACCTCCATCACGCCGTATGCGGCAGCGAAGGCAGGGCTCGGAGTGCTCGCGAAGTCGGTGGCGGTGGTCTACGGGAGTTCGAACGTGGCCTGCAATGTGATCTGTCCCGGTGTCGTGTTCACCGAGTACACCTCTCGGGAGGAGCGGGAACGCTGGCGAAAGGTCCCAGAGGCGCGTATCGCCTCGTCGGAAGAGGTGGTGGACCTCGTCCGCTATCTGGTGAAAATGCCTACTCCTCTTGTAAATGGGGCGGTGATTTCTGCCGATAAGGGACTTAGATTGTGA
- a CDS encoding STAS domain-containing protein has translation MANNDIIPGFDEEKDESLKIRLQKVDSVPGCLILFLTGYIDTYNSNFFQKKVTRAIEQGYIRLIFHCGGLNYVSSTGIGSFTAFLKAVKPRGGDIVLLEIQPKVYEVFQLLGFSQFFTIKDNLEEAVAHFSEGGQKVQTEIFPKIFKCPICSKKLKATRPGRFRCSECKTILAIDNNGQVFLG, from the coding sequence ATGGCAAATAACGACATCATCCCAGGATTCGACGAGGAGAAGGATGAAAGCCTCAAGATACGTCTTCAGAAGGTCGACTCGGTGCCTGGGTGTCTCATCCTGTTTCTTACGGGCTACATAGATACGTATAATTCGAATTTTTTCCAGAAGAAGGTCACCAGGGCGATCGAACAAGGATACATCCGTCTCATCTTCCACTGCGGCGGGCTCAACTATGTCTCCAGTACCGGTATAGGGTCGTTCACCGCGTTCCTCAAGGCCGTGAAGCCCAGGGGGGGAGACATCGTGCTCCTCGAAATCCAGCCGAAGGTGTACGAAGTCTTCCAGCTCCTCGGATTCTCCCAGTTCTTCACCATAAAGGACAATCTCGAAGAGGCGGTCGCCCACTTCTCCGAAGGGGGGCAGAAGGTACAAACCGAGATCTTCCCCAAGATCTTCAAGTGTCCCATCTGTTCGAAGAAGTTGAAGGCCACGCGTCCTGGGCGCTTTCGTTGTTCGGAGTGTAAGACGATCCTCGCCATAGACAACAACGGCCAGGTCTTCCTGGGATAG
- a CDS encoding PspA/IM30 family protein, giving the protein MGFFQRLVRAVKAQFNALLKRIEDPEKLLDQLLLDMNKQLLEAKRSVAQALADEKRLEKRVSEYAAQVDDWEQKAVTALKAGREDLAKQALVKKAELLEVLEQYRKSHEEQHATVEKLKASLRDLQDRIEDARRKRNILIARAKRVQAQKRLQETIKGLSDTSAFAAFEELEKRVEELEAEAEATEALEVEDTTLSLEEQIRKLEKPEDKADVLLEDLKKRLGLPHDSSGS; this is encoded by the coding sequence ATGGGCTTCTTTCAGCGCCTCGTGAGGGCCGTGAAGGCTCAATTCAATGCCCTTCTCAAGCGTATCGAGGATCCCGAGAAGCTTCTCGATCAACTCCTCCTCGACATGAACAAGCAGCTCCTCGAGGCGAAGCGCTCGGTTGCCCAGGCCCTCGCGGATGAGAAGAGGCTGGAGAAGAGGGTGTCCGAATACGCAGCTCAGGTCGACGACTGGGAGCAGAAGGCCGTGACCGCCCTCAAGGCCGGCAGGGAGGATCTGGCGAAGCAGGCTCTGGTGAAGAAGGCTGAGCTTCTCGAGGTGCTCGAGCAGTACCGAAAGAGCCATGAGGAGCAGCACGCCACGGTGGAGAAGCTGAAGGCCTCGCTCCGAGACCTCCAGGACAGGATTGAGGACGCGAGGAGGAAGAGGAACATCCTCATCGCACGAGCGAAACGGGTCCAGGCCCAGAAACGTCTGCAGGAGACCATAAAGGGGCTCTCTGATACCTCTGCCTTTGCCGCGTTCGAGGAACTCGAGAAGAGAGTCGAGGAGCTGGAGGCCGAGGCCGAAGCCACCGAGGCCCTCGAGGTGGAAGATACGACCCTGTCGCTTGAGGAACAGATAAGGAAGCTCGAGAAACCGGAGGACAAGGCGGACGTCCTCCTCGAGGATCTCAAGAAACGACTGGGGCTTCCGCATGATTCCTCGGGGTCGTGA
- a CDS encoding response regulator transcription factor: MIPRGREIPIGVFLPDADVRYYFWLDYKDFPHPQKEDIVILEDVEEAKCCQVVSLPWKDFLSISLETGEGGPVWIPYGPADYVAQAFALGCGDYLKEPWSVGELLVRARRFLPQRVVLRGKVCEYHNGVLRREGKEVRLTPVQGHLFSLLVRHRGKPLGREALSHAVGMRNGSSRAVDMHVSLLRKKLAELDLEGVLVSVIRKGYMLIDEDR, translated from the coding sequence ATGATTCCTCGGGGTCGTGAGATACCCATTGGCGTGTTCCTCCCCGACGCTGATGTGAGGTACTACTTCTGGCTGGACTACAAGGACTTCCCCCATCCCCAGAAGGAGGACATCGTCATACTGGAAGATGTCGAAGAGGCGAAGTGCTGCCAGGTGGTCTCCCTCCCCTGGAAGGATTTTCTTTCCATATCCCTCGAGACCGGAGAAGGGGGACCGGTGTGGATCCCCTATGGTCCGGCCGACTATGTTGCCCAGGCGTTCGCCCTCGGGTGCGGAGACTACTTGAAGGAACCCTGGAGCGTCGGAGAGCTTCTGGTACGGGCCCGACGTTTTCTTCCCCAGCGGGTGGTGTTGCGAGGAAAGGTCTGTGAGTACCACAATGGAGTCCTCAGACGGGAGGGGAAGGAGGTGCGTCTCACTCCCGTTCAAGGGCATCTCTTCTCCCTCCTGGTGCGGCACAGGGGGAAACCCCTCGGGAGGGAGGCGCTCTCCCATGCCGTGGGCATGAGGAACGGATCGTCCCGGGCCGTGGATATGCACGTCTCCCTGTTGAGGAAGAAACTGGCCGAACTCGATCTGGAGGGTGTGCTCGTTTCCGTGATCAGAAAGGGCTACATGCTGATCGACGAGGATCGATGA